A region of the Methanomassiliicoccales archaeon genome:
CTTCGAGTACAACACCTGGGCGTTCGAGACCTGCGCCCCTTACCCGGACAGGCTCATCCCATTCATCGGGGTGGACCCTCAGAGAGGTGAGGCGGCATTGAAGATGTTGGACCATTTCACATCGAAGTACAACGCGCGTGGGGTGAAGCTCTACCCATCTACGGGATGGTTCCCCAACGAGGAACGTATCAACGCTTTCTATGACAGGGTCGACGACCTCGGTCTGACCATCATAACCCATTCTGGAGCGGCCTGGGGCTCACTGGAGGAAAAGTTCACCGAACCTAAGTATTGGTCAACGGTGCTGGAAAGATATCCAGATATCAAGATAATCCTAGCTCACCTTGGAGGAAAGTGGCGACCCCAGACGTTCGAGCTATGTCAGAAATATCCCAATTGTTACACCGATTGCTCAGCTCTGCAAGGCTGGCTTCCCTCCAATCCCGAAACCGCACTATCTCGGTTGAAGGAGGTGGGTGAAAAGGTGCCGGACAAGGCGTGCTTCGGTTCGGACTTCCCACTGTTCGAGCTCAGCTACGCCACCTCCTCGTGGGTACATTTTGTAAAAACCCAACCCTGGGCGGATGAGAACATCAAGGCCAAGCTGCTGGGGGAGAACATGCAAAAGGTCCTGGGAATATGATGCAGAGTACTACAGGACATGTGTTCCCCTCAGCAAAGATATAGTATCTGCTCCTCGTTTCTAAGGTACTATGATCATCGACGGTCATGTTCACCTATGGCTTAGGCCAATGTATCCAGATGTTATCATCAATGCCTATCTTGAGCCATGGTTGGAACTCGCTGAGTTCATGGACATGACCCGTGACAAGGAGGAGAACTTCCCCACCTCCGAGGTGAGACCTGAAACCTTGGTGGAGTATATGGGCCGGGGTAAGGTGGACCGAT
Encoded here:
- a CDS encoding amidohydrolase family protein; protein product: MTTQFRKMMIIDSHVHIWLRDHLPDVMVRMYLEPLAALKELMDWEVDTDLAWPEYTVDAEKILETMDAGPVDMAVALPIDFNLVEPARIDIFEYNTWAFETCAPYPDRLIPFIGVDPQRGEAALKMLDHFTSKYNARGVKLYPSTGWFPNEERINAFYDRVDDLGLTIITHSGAAWGSLEEKFTEPKYWSTVLERYPDIKIILAHLGGKWRPQTFELCQKYPNCYTDCSALQGWLPSNPETALSRLKEVGEKVPDKACFGSDFPLFELSYATSSWVHFVKTQPWADENIKAKLLGENMQKVLGI